The DNA sequence GTCTTTAACGAGCTGCGCATTATCTAATTCTGTTCAGAAGATTAATTATCAATCCAACTTAAAAATTGATAATAAATTAACTTCCAGTAAAGTTGTTCAAATCGATCCAATGAAAGATACCAGAGGGTATCAGGATAACAAAGTTATTTTCTATAAGAAAAATATGTACAACCAAACCATGTCTGGTGCCTATATGGCTGAACAACCTGTTGCAGAAATTCTGACTGATGCAATAAAAAATGGACTTAAAGAAAAGAATGTTAACTTAAATAGCGATAACAAAAGTTTTACATTAAAATCAGAATTGCAAAAAATGGATTATGAAGCCATTTCCGGATTTTCTACTGTTCAGCTTATTCCTCAGATCACCGTAAAATTTCAGTTGATTGACAATGATGGAAAAGTTGTATGGACTGATTTGATAACAGGAAAAGCAAACACAAAAGGTGCTAAGTTTGAGAAATTTCTTCCACCAGCTATAGATAATCTTGTAGATCAGCTCGTTAACAGCCAGGATTTCCTGAATACGATCAAAGAATAACAGGTATTTAATACTAGAAAAACAGATATTTTTAACCCCGTAAGTTTTTTACGGGGTTTTTAGTTGATTTAAATATATGTTATCTTTTTTTGCTGATTTATTTATAAATTAGAGCGTTAAAATTCAAGCTGTTAATAATAATAAAAAACTAATAGAAATTTCTTCAAATTAAAAACCATGGCAGAATATAACGCAAAATCAAGTAATGCTTTGTCTTTTGAAGTAACAAAAGACGATCAGCTAATCGGGAGACTTATGTACAAAAGTTGGTTTAAGTTTAATGCTACAGTGGAAATTGTGAGTGATCTCAGTTATCAGATTGAGCCGAAAGGATTTTGGGGAACAACCATTGAAGTAAAAGACAACGAGCGTGTTTTATTAAAGTTCCGAATGAATTGGAACGGAGAAATTGTTGTACAGACCTACTTTAATAGTTTGAAGAAAAGCTATGTTTTTAAGCATAGAGGTATTTTTAAAGAATCATTTGTGCTGGCAGATGAAGAGGGAATTGAGTTTTTAGTGATGAAGCCGGATCTGAGATGGAGCACCATGAATTATGAATATCAGATTACTACATCTCCTGCTTTTGATACCCTTTCCAATAAAGAATTATTATTGATTAATTCGTTGCATTGTGCCAACTATTATATGTCTATGATGAGTTCTGCAGCTATTGTATAATCAAAGAATACTTGATCAAATTTACTATTTTATAAAGTTTAGTCTTAAATGAAATTATCTCAAAGAAATTTATTAAAAAAACAAGTAATAGAATTTTATGACACAAAAATTCATATAAAAACAAGGTATTTAGGGAATAAAAATGAGTTTGATGTCAGTTATGAAAGTATTCTACCTAATAAATATGATGTTAAGACAAATAATCTAATACTCTTTGGCGTTTCTGCCTTTTTCTATTTATTATCTGGAGCGGTGTATTACTGGAGATTTATTGAAGGTGATCAAACCGTTGAAGGAGAAGCTTCCATTGCATGGTTCATTGTTGGTACAATATTACTTTTTATTGCTTTAAGATCTATTGAAAATATTTGGAAAATAAATATTGTGAATAATCAATTTATTAAGATTTATAAGGATAGTCCGAATAAAACAGAAGTAAATAGTTTCATTACCAATATGTTTAAGCAAAGAAATAAATATTTAATTGAAACTTATGGAAAAGTAAACTCCAATTTAAACTATGAAAAACAGTACAATAATTTTGTGTGGCTGAAGAATATGGAAGTTATAAGTGAGCCTGAATTTTTTGAAAAACTTAAGGATTTGGATTTCACATTTGGAAAACAGAATAATAAGATTGGATTTTCAAAATAGTTAATGAGAGGATTAAAATGAAATAAAATATGTAAAAGTTAATAAATAGAGGGGTTTTCGAAAAATAGAAAAACCCTCTATTTATTAACTTTTTTATGTGATAAAAAGCTTTGGTGTTTTTATTTATCTGAATTACTAAAACCATTCAAAATTTATATCTTTAGAAAGTAAAAAATTAATAATTAAACACTAAATGACGAAACACCAGCAAAGAATCACGGATGTCTATCATTTTTTTGATAATAAAGACATAGTTCTTGGATTCAGAAAGTTGCTAGATTGTGCAATGGACACTCAAAATATGGAAATTTACAAAGAGGCCATTGCTTTAACCGACTGGAAAGAACAATATCCTGATCATATCGAAGAATTTATTATCAGCTCTAAAAATCTTCTTCAAAAAATTGAACAAATTCCTGTTTCAGAATACCCCGTGGAAAATTCTGTACTTTGTGCGACACATATTTCAAAATCTTATGGAAGCAACAGATTTTCTTTAGGGCCAGTTTCATTGGAAATAAATAAGGGCCAGGTTTATGGATTGGTAGGGGAAAATGGAAACGGAAAGACGACTCTTTTGAGGATTCTCGCCAAAGAAATTTCCCATAATCAGGGACAATTAAAATATTCATTTAAAACTGAACCCAAAAATGAATATGACCTTCGTTCAAAATTGGTCTATATTCCCCAAAGAACAGCAAAATGGTATGGAAGTCTCAAAGACAATCTGAAATTTGTTCTTGCAAACTATGGAGTGAATCCCGAAGAGAATGAAACCAGAACATTGATGATGATCGCACGTCTTGGTTTATGGAATTATAAACACCTGAAATGGAGTGAGCTGTCTTCTGGATATAAAATGCGTTTTGAACTGGCACGTACTCTTTTAAGAAAACCTGAGATTTTGCTTTTAGATGAACCATTGGCTAACCTCGATGTTGTTGCCCAACAGGTTATTCTGGAAGATTTGAAGGCTCTTGCCAATTCTGTGAACAATCCTATTGCTTTAATTTTAAGTTCACAACAATTATACGAAGTGGAAAAGGTTTCAGATAAAGTGATTTTTCTGAAAAACGGACAATACAAAGATAATTCTGATCTTAAGAATACTGAGGAAAACCATCTTATTATTGAGATTGATACTCCAAGTTCAAGAGAAAACCTCCTGGAAATTTTTAAAACTCTAAAATTAGAAAAACTCAACTATAACGGCGGAGTTTATGTTGCTTACTTTCCTATGGAAACGGAGTTTTATGATGTAATGGCAGCATTAGGAAATACCAAAACTGACATTGTTTATATCCGTAATATTTCATCTTCCACAAGAAGATTTTTCGTTAGCTAATCTTCTTTAATTCGATCACAATGCAAAAAATACATCAATTCAATCAATATCTGCTGGAGCGATATCCAACGATCTGGAATACAAAAATTATATGGATGCTTCTTATAAGTATCCTCATTCATATTCTTTTTTTCGCAATAGGGTACTGGTCTCATATGGACCCAAGGTCACTTCAAACCTATAGCGTAACAGACGATTACTTTAAAAGTGGCGTTATTTTCATCCACCTTATCATATCGATCTTAATGATCGTGGGTTGGCTGATCACCATGTTTAGAAATAATGCTTTTAAGAATTTTTATCCGGCTTCAAAAGGAAAGCTATTTGGACAGTTTGTTCAGTATTTTATGATCCTCTTTGCCTGTACGACGTTCTATTTTTCATATATGATTGGTTTCAGAATGTTTATCAACCACCAATATCCTGATAAGCGAATAGAAAAAAGTGTGGATGTTATTAACAGGGCTGCTCCTTTTCTTTCTCAGGATCTTGAGCAATATACACTGGATAACAGGAAGTTTCCCAGTGCATTTTCCGATTTATTCTGTGAAACAGATATCAATAAAATAGATACAAATAAAAAGTATTTTATTTATTATAATAGGGTGTATCAGTTTTACTCTACATACTCCAAAGTGTCTGATAAACAAGATTTGCGAGGGGATTTTATCGTACCTGAACCTGAAAAAAAGAAGAAAACACCTGTTATCTATTTAGAGCTGGATGGAAATAATACCACATTTTATTTTAAAAAAGAGGTGGTGGATCTATCACAGTATGTCAAAACAACTGGTCTGAGTTATTATAATTTTTCTGATGTTTTTTATGATAATAGTCCAAAAGGTGTTCGTTATCAGAGCGGAAACTATCATGAATATCGGGAAGAAAATTATACAAATAAGGCCTACAAACAAAAGGCATTTGAAATTAATAAAAGAACAAGCGAGCTTCTAGATAAAGGTAATTCAGCTGAATTAGAAAGTTTGCTTTCTGAATTTTTGAAAATATCCAAAGCATATAAAATACAGACGAATCTTGAGGCTAAAGAATGGGCTAAAATGATCTATTCTTCTCAAAATAATAATTTTGAACCTACCTATTTTATACGAAAAGTAAAAGATTATCAGGGAACCGGTGATCCGACTGCCTTAAAGCAATATGAGGCAGATTATGCAGTTTCGGAAACTGAAGCCGTGGTCGCTGATAATGGGACCATTGTAAAAGATTCAGTTGCGATAACGGCTCTTAACCCTGAAATCAATAAACAGATTTCTCCTGAGAAATACTTTAAAAATCACCTTACCAACTCCTATTTTTATACGGATTCTCTAAAAGATGTTCTAAATAATATTAATACAATAAAGAACTTTGATTTCTTTTCAGAGTACATTCATATCTATCTATGGATCGCTTTTTTCCTTGCTGCTTTTATTTTTAGTTTCAGAATCGTTGGATTACGGTCACTACTGTTTAGTGTTATAAGTATAGGTGTATTGATTTTGGCTATTACCTTATTATCTGTTTTGTATTCTTTTTTGAAGGTCGGAAAAGGGGAGTTCTTTGCTTCTTATCTTACACTGGCTGTTTCTGTGATCATTCTTATGGTACCCATATTTATGATGAGAAAAGCCGGAAAAATGATTTCTTCCATTTTTCTTACGATTTCAATGACGGGCTTTGCTCTATTTGTATTTCTGATCTTTGGAATTATCAGTCTTCATCAGAAAGAAAATTGTATGGATACGAGAACCGTGCATTCTTATATTGAATGTCCCACGGTTATTGATGCGATAGGACTTAATTTAAGCTATATTATCTTAGTATGTGGTTTTGTGTTTATGTATTTCTATACCACAATTCTTCAGAAATGGAAAGCAATGCCTCAATAGCTTAAACAAGATAAAAATCCTCATTTGTATTAAATGAGGATTTTTATTTTTTTAATTGATCATATAATAAGGTGTCGAAAAATACTTGTCTGTTTTTCGGTTGTAGTATGGATTTTCTGTATCTAAATTTGAAATAAAAAATATGACTAATTTTAGATTCGAAGCACTGAATGATGTAGACTTTGCTTATTTGAATGATTTATCAGAAACTGAACTTTCAGAAAAAAATATAAGAAAGTTGAAAGTAGACAAGTTTCCAGGTTTTCCGTGTAGGGTTACTTTGGAGGATGCAAAAGTTGATGAACATGTTTTTCTTCTTAATTATGATTTTCATAAGGCAGACTCTCCCTATAAAGCAAGCGGACCTATTTTTATAAGGGCAAACAAAGCAACCAGAATTTATGAGATCAATGAGGTTCCAACCATGTTTAACCACCGGCTTCTTTCTATTCGGGGTTATACCAAAGAAGGAATCATGCTTTTCGCAGACGTTTTCGAAGGAAAACTTTTGAAAGAAAAGATTCCGGTTATTTTTGAAAATCCGGACATTCAATATATCCATATTCACAATGCAAAACCTGGATGTTTTGGTTGTGCTGTAGCAAGAGCTTAAAAATACTTGTCCATTTTTCGGTTGCAAAATAAAGCATACTGTGATTAACTTTATAAAAAAATAAAATGACAAATATTCAAATTTTCAGAGATTTACATCATACTATTGAACCAC is a window from the Chryseobacterium sp. T16E-39 genome containing:
- a CDS encoding ATP-binding cassette domain-containing protein, producing the protein MTKHQQRITDVYHFFDNKDIVLGFRKLLDCAMDTQNMEIYKEAIALTDWKEQYPDHIEEFIISSKNLLQKIEQIPVSEYPVENSVLCATHISKSYGSNRFSLGPVSLEINKGQVYGLVGENGNGKTTLLRILAKEISHNQGQLKYSFKTEPKNEYDLRSKLVYIPQRTAKWYGSLKDNLKFVLANYGVNPEENETRTLMMIARLGLWNYKHLKWSELSSGYKMRFELARTLLRKPEILLLDEPLANLDVVAQQVILEDLKALANSVNNPIALILSSQQLYEVEKVSDKVIFLKNGQYKDNSDLKNTEENHLIIEIDTPSSRENLLEIFKTLKLEKLNYNGGVYVAYFPMETEFYDVMAALGNTKTDIVYIRNISSSTRRFFVS
- a CDS encoding DUF1203 domain-containing protein is translated as MTNFRFEALNDVDFAYLNDLSETELSEKNIRKLKVDKFPGFPCRVTLEDAKVDEHVFLLNYDFHKADSPYKASGPIFIRANKATRIYEINEVPTMFNHRLLSIRGYTKEGIMLFADVFEGKLLKEKIPVIFENPDIQYIHIHNAKPGCFGCAVARA